One genomic segment of Burkholderia multivorans ATCC BAA-247 includes these proteins:
- a CDS encoding ABC transporter ATP-binding protein/permease has product MQRHLWRLAGVVYADIAISVAIGLAVTACYAGQALCLALGIAAIWSGASLRGLSGWAFGFAAFALARIALMWAGEVAALRTASRTKARLRARLLPQALALGAHGGAGRTAELQHAIVGGVEALETYYGRYIPAVCVALVGCAAVIGAVAWIDPLSASVLAACVLAVPVIDRVWLRLCRPRASGLMASIGRFGATMLDSLQGIATLKAFDAAGSRRASLVAAAAGLRREAMGILYATLMRNGVTGLFGLGCVAAVAALNASRAASGVLPATTALITLFLAREAFRPVDRLDKTFHIAWGAASAAGPIAALLDAEPPVREPVSPRAPGEHADVVFDDVTFTWPGSDRPALKHVSLTIGQREFVGIVGPSGAGKSTLGALLIRMADPQHGSVRIGGVDLRDLPLAAMREKVGAVFQDIVLFDGSIEDNLRFARPDADADAIRDAARVAHVHDFIEGLPQGYATPVGERAAQLSGGQRQRLAIARAWLKGAPILLLDEATSNVDPSSEQAIQASIEACAGQRALVVIAHRLATVRHADRIVVVDDGRIVEEGDHDTLKARGGLYARLLAAQAGETGEESV; this is encoded by the coding sequence ATGCAACGTCATTTATGGCGGCTCGCGGGAGTCGTCTATGCCGATATCGCGATCAGCGTCGCGATCGGCCTCGCGGTGACCGCATGTTACGCGGGACAGGCGTTATGTCTTGCGCTCGGGATCGCGGCCATATGGTCCGGCGCGTCGCTGCGCGGTCTATCCGGATGGGCGTTCGGCTTCGCTGCGTTCGCACTGGCGCGCATCGCGCTGATGTGGGCCGGCGAAGTCGCCGCGCTGCGCACCGCGAGCCGCACCAAGGCGCGGCTGCGCGCGCGGTTGCTCCCTCAGGCACTTGCACTCGGCGCGCATGGCGGTGCAGGACGCACCGCCGAATTGCAGCACGCGATCGTCGGCGGTGTCGAAGCGCTCGAGACGTACTACGGACGCTACATTCCGGCCGTGTGCGTCGCGCTTGTCGGCTGCGCTGCCGTGATCGGCGCGGTCGCGTGGATCGATCCGCTGTCGGCGAGCGTGCTGGCGGCCTGCGTGCTCGCGGTGCCCGTCATCGATCGCGTCTGGCTGCGCCTATGCCGGCCGCGGGCCTCGGGGCTGATGGCGTCGATCGGGCGTTTCGGCGCGACGATGCTCGACAGCCTGCAGGGCATCGCGACGCTGAAGGCGTTCGATGCGGCCGGCTCGCGCCGAGCGTCGCTCGTCGCGGCGGCAGCAGGGTTGCGGCGCGAGGCGATGGGCATCCTGTACGCAACACTGATGCGCAACGGCGTGACGGGCCTGTTCGGGCTCGGCTGCGTCGCGGCCGTCGCGGCGCTCAATGCTTCGCGCGCCGCCTCCGGTGTGCTGCCCGCGACGACGGCGCTGATCACGCTGTTTCTCGCACGCGAGGCATTCCGGCCGGTTGACCGGCTCGACAAGACGTTCCATATCGCGTGGGGCGCCGCGAGCGCCGCCGGGCCGATCGCCGCACTGCTCGACGCAGAACCGCCAGTGCGCGAACCCGTGTCGCCGCGCGCGCCCGGAGAGCACGCCGATGTCGTATTCGACGACGTGACCTTCACGTGGCCGGGCAGCGACCGGCCCGCGCTAAAGCACGTGTCGCTCACGATCGGGCAGCGCGAGTTCGTCGGGATCGTTGGCCCGTCCGGCGCGGGCAAGTCGACGCTCGGCGCGCTGCTGATTCGGATGGCTGACCCGCAGCACGGTTCGGTGCGGATCGGCGGCGTCGATCTGCGCGACCTGCCGCTCGCGGCGATGCGCGAGAAGGTGGGCGCCGTGTTCCAGGACATCGTGCTGTTCGACGGCAGCATCGAGGACAACCTGCGGTTCGCTCGGCCCGACGCCGATGCAGACGCGATTCGCGACGCCGCGCGCGTCGCGCATGTCCACGACTTCATCGAAGGTTTGCCGCAGGGGTATGCGACGCCCGTCGGCGAGCGTGCCGCGCAGCTGTCGGGCGGCCAGCGCCAGCGGCTCGCGATCGCCCGCGCATGGCTCAAGGGCGCGCCGATCCTTCTGCTCGACGAAGCGACCTCGAACGTCGACCCGTCGAGCGAGCAGGCGATTCAGGCGTCGATCGAGGCGTGTGCCGGACAACGTGCGCTCGTCGTGATCGCGCATCGTCTGGCGACGGTGCGACACGCGGACCGGATCGTCGTCGTCGACGACGGGCGGATCGTCGAGGAGGGCGATCACGACACGCTGAAGGCGCGCGGCGGACTATATGCGCGCCTGCTGGCCGCGCAGGCCGGCGAAACAGGGGAGGAAAGCGTATGA
- a CDS encoding ABC transporter ATP-binding protein produces the protein MSTTTTTTTAAHGRDGATHARDAALAGRSGWADLLQLARGQERLMLLTIVATVLAQGGMVATLAICAWLIGIAIAGAAADAWLPGTWALVVAVAAGAGGRWWQAHVSHEFAFSLIETMQIGIYDGLERAAPGYVAGRRTGELAAVATRDANEMEHFFAHTLADAIAAGIVPLLALVALAFVQPWLTLALLPFLPLLASVPFWLGDRAHRQGRALAQAAAKLDADVIEGIQGRKEIASFGQAQAWLDRVAARVRTMEHEQRRYGTRAGLEQAAIELLQAGALLAALVTGAVLVQHGLLAVAWLPCAVVLVGAALIPLAEVAQAARKLGELKAGAERILAIQRQPAQVVDRGTAEPADATVRFEQVGFAYDDTRVPALRGVDFDVKPAETVALVGASGAGKSTCVSLLLRFRDVQAGRVIVGSVDVRDMPLARLRQYVSVVPQDVYLFDDTIANNIRLGRPEADDAAVEQAARDAQAHDFIVALPDGYGTRCGERGARLSGGQRQRIAIARALLRDSPVLVLDEASSSLDTESERAFHDALARLRRHRTVLMIAHRPSTIRQADRIVVLDDGRAVEQGTHAELVARGGRYARLLARDAGHA, from the coding sequence ATGAGCACGACGACGACTACGACGACGGCCGCGCATGGCCGAGACGGTGCGACGCACGCGCGCGACGCGGCGCTAGCCGGGCGCAGCGGCTGGGCGGACCTGCTGCAGCTCGCGCGCGGCCAGGAGCGGCTGATGCTGTTGACCATCGTCGCGACCGTGCTCGCGCAGGGCGGAATGGTTGCGACGCTCGCGATCTGCGCTTGGCTCATCGGCATCGCGATCGCTGGCGCGGCGGCCGACGCATGGCTGCCGGGCACATGGGCGCTTGTCGTGGCCGTGGCCGCCGGCGCGGGCGGGCGCTGGTGGCAGGCGCACGTCTCGCACGAATTCGCGTTCTCGCTGATCGAGACGATGCAGATTGGCATTTACGACGGCCTCGAACGCGCGGCGCCTGGCTACGTGGCCGGGCGTCGCACCGGCGAGCTCGCGGCCGTCGCGACGCGCGACGCCAACGAAATGGAGCACTTTTTTGCGCATACGCTCGCCGATGCGATCGCCGCCGGCATCGTCCCGTTGCTGGCACTCGTCGCGCTCGCGTTCGTGCAGCCGTGGCTGACGCTCGCGCTGCTGCCATTCCTGCCGCTGCTCGCTTCGGTGCCGTTCTGGCTGGGCGATCGCGCGCATCGGCAGGGGCGCGCGCTGGCTCAGGCCGCTGCGAAGCTCGACGCGGACGTGATCGAAGGCATTCAGGGAAGAAAAGAGATCGCGTCTTTCGGTCAGGCGCAGGCGTGGCTCGACCGCGTTGCTGCGCGCGTGCGCACGATGGAGCACGAGCAGCGCCGCTACGGCACGCGCGCCGGGCTCGAGCAGGCGGCCATCGAATTGCTGCAGGCCGGTGCGCTGCTTGCGGCCCTGGTGACGGGGGCCGTGCTCGTGCAGCACGGCTTGCTGGCCGTCGCATGGTTGCCGTGCGCGGTCGTGCTCGTCGGCGCCGCGCTGATTCCCCTCGCAGAAGTCGCGCAGGCCGCGCGCAAGCTGGGCGAACTGAAGGCGGGCGCCGAGCGAATTCTTGCGATTCAGCGGCAGCCCGCGCAGGTCGTCGACCGCGGCACCGCGGAGCCGGCCGATGCGACGGTGCGTTTCGAGCAGGTCGGGTTCGCCTACGACGACACGCGCGTGCCTGCATTGCGCGGCGTCGATTTCGACGTGAAGCCGGCCGAGACCGTCGCGCTCGTGGGCGCGTCGGGTGCGGGCAAGAGCACGTGCGTGAGCCTGCTGCTGCGCTTCAGGGACGTACAGGCAGGCCGCGTGATCGTCGGCAGCGTCGACGTGCGCGACATGCCGCTTGCGCGGCTGCGGCAATACGTGTCGGTGGTGCCGCAGGACGTCTATCTGTTCGACGACACCATCGCGAACAACATCCGGCTCGGCCGGCCCGAGGCGGACGACGCAGCGGTCGAGCAGGCCGCCCGCGACGCACAGGCACACGACTTCATCGTCGCGCTGCCGGACGGCTACGGCACGCGCTGCGGCGAGCGCGGCGCGCGTCTGTCGGGCGGCCAGCGCCAGCGGATCGCGATCGCGCGCGCGTTGTTGCGCGACAGCCCGGTGCTGGTGCTCGACGAGGCGTCGTCGAGTCTCGACACCGAAAGCGAGCGCGCGTTTCACGACGCGCTCGCGCGGCTGCGTCGGCACCGCACGGTGCTGATGATCGCGCACCGTCCGTCGACGATTCGGCAGGCCGACCGCATCGTCGTGCTCGACGACGGGCGCGCGGTCGAGCAGGGCACGCATGCCGAGCTCGTCGCGCGCGGCGGACGCTACGCGCGCCTGCTCGCACGTGATGCCGGGCACGCGTGA
- a CDS encoding Hsp70 family protein: MKRYTVGIDLGTSNTVVAYVEPGSDAIRVFDVEQLVGAGAVAAQPLLPSVRYHPAPGELAADALWLPWQAAGAPAQPGRDDAPAPVIGRYARTLGAQVPGRLVTSAKSWLSHASVDRLAPILPWGAAEGVDKVSPVDASASYLAHVRAAWDAHFPDAPLAQQHVILTVPASFDDGARALTVEAARRAGLPALRLLEEPQAAFYDWLYGQRATLRDTFAAPRRVLICDVGGGTTDVTLVDVAPGDDGEPMFTRVGVGNHLMLGGDNMDLALARLVETRLTEPGTRLSAASLSQLVERCRAAKERLLGDDAPESVTVTLLGAGSRLVGGARSAELTRREVEQIVVDGFFPQVAADELPQRARAAIVEFGLPYASDPAVTRHVAAFLNRHAEGPLPDTLLLNGGVFRAHALAGRLAQTLGAWRGAPLDVLHNAHPDVAVARGAVAYGLARAGHAPRIGGGSARSYFLVLDDGAADGRPRGVCLLPRGAEEGREIRLEDRTFALQLGQPVRFHLMSTVADTAYRPGDLVDLDGGDFVRLPPIATVVDGQADGGARETPVKLTASLTEVGTLEMHCIATDDAARRWRLEFQLRGDAQAQQDGAAPARHPRIDQALELIDRSFGSRAANVTPKDTRRLRAQLEQVLGPREEWDVALARELFDALLARARRRRRSADHERAWLNLAGYCVRPGFGHPLDAWRIEQLWPLFDDGIQYVNDAQVWSEWWTLWRRAAGGLDDDAQMQVRDAIAFLEPSPDDKRRKLPFDPDKVGPADMMRLSASLERLPIERKIELGERLIAPVQKPAERALRAWALGRVGARRPFYGSAHNVVPADVACRWLDALFALDWKQVEPAAFAAAQIAQLTGDRERDLPDDTRDAVIRRLSAANVSRTWIDRVREVVAFDEADTVRVFGETLPAGLKLLGD, encoded by the coding sequence ATGAAGCGCTATACGGTCGGCATCGACCTCGGCACCAGCAATACGGTCGTCGCCTACGTCGAGCCCGGCTCGGACGCGATTCGCGTGTTCGACGTCGAGCAGCTCGTCGGCGCCGGTGCGGTCGCCGCGCAGCCGCTGCTGCCGTCGGTGCGCTATCACCCGGCGCCCGGCGAACTGGCGGCGGACGCGTTGTGGCTGCCGTGGCAGGCCGCCGGCGCGCCCGCGCAGCCGGGCCGCGACGATGCGCCGGCGCCCGTGATCGGACGGTATGCGCGCACGCTCGGCGCGCAGGTGCCCGGCCGCCTCGTGACGAGCGCGAAGAGCTGGCTGTCGCACGCGTCGGTCGATCGCCTCGCGCCGATTCTGCCGTGGGGCGCTGCCGAGGGTGTCGACAAGGTGTCGCCCGTCGATGCGAGCGCGAGCTATCTCGCGCACGTGCGTGCAGCATGGGATGCGCACTTTCCCGACGCGCCGCTCGCGCAACAGCACGTCATCCTGACCGTCCCTGCGTCGTTCGACGACGGCGCCCGCGCGCTGACCGTCGAGGCCGCGCGACGCGCGGGGCTGCCTGCGCTGCGGCTGCTCGAGGAGCCGCAGGCCGCGTTCTACGACTGGCTGTACGGTCAGCGTGCGACGTTGCGCGACACGTTCGCCGCGCCGCGGCGCGTGCTGATCTGCGACGTCGGCGGCGGCACGACCGATGTCACGCTCGTCGACGTCGCGCCCGGCGACGACGGCGAGCCGATGTTTACGCGCGTCGGCGTCGGCAATCATCTGATGCTCGGCGGCGACAACATGGACCTCGCGCTCGCGCGCCTCGTCGAGACGCGCTTGACCGAGCCCGGCACGCGGCTGTCGGCCGCGAGCCTGTCGCAGCTCGTCGAACGTTGCCGCGCGGCGAAGGAGCGCCTGCTCGGCGACGACGCGCCCGAATCGGTGACCGTCACGCTGCTCGGCGCGGGCAGCCGCCTCGTCGGCGGCGCGCGTTCGGCCGAGCTGACGCGCCGCGAGGTCGAGCAGATCGTCGTCGATGGCTTTTTTCCGCAGGTCGCGGCCGACGAGCTGCCGCAGCGTGCGCGTGCGGCGATCGTCGAATTCGGCTTGCCGTACGCGAGCGATCCGGCCGTCACGCGGCACGTCGCCGCGTTCCTGAACCGTCACGCGGAAGGTCCGCTGCCCGACACGCTGCTGCTCAACGGCGGCGTGTTTCGTGCGCACGCGCTGGCGGGCCGCCTCGCTCAGACGCTCGGTGCGTGGCGCGGCGCGCCGCTCGACGTGCTGCACAACGCGCATCCGGACGTCGCGGTCGCGCGCGGTGCGGTCGCATACGGTCTCGCCCGCGCCGGGCATGCGCCGCGCATCGGCGGCGGCTCGGCGCGCAGCTATTTCCTCGTGCTCGACGACGGCGCGGCCGACGGGCGGCCGCGCGGCGTGTGCCTGCTGCCGCGCGGTGCGGAAGAGGGCCGCGAGATCCGGCTCGAGGATCGCACGTTTGCGTTGCAGCTCGGGCAGCCGGTGCGCTTTCACCTGATGTCGACAGTTGCCGATACCGCGTACCGGCCGGGCGATCTCGTCGATCTCGACGGCGGCGACTTCGTGCGGCTGCCGCCGATCGCGACCGTCGTCGACGGGCAGGCCGACGGCGGCGCGCGCGAGACGCCGGTGAAGCTGACCGCGTCGCTGACCGAAGTCGGCACGCTTGAAATGCACTGCATCGCGACCGACGATGCCGCGCGCCGCTGGCGCCTCGAATTCCAGCTGCGCGGCGACGCGCAGGCACAGCAGGACGGCGCCGCACCTGCGCGGCATCCGCGTATCGATCAGGCGCTCGAACTGATCGACCGCTCGTTCGGCAGCCGCGCGGCGAACGTGACGCCGAAGGATACGAGACGGTTGCGTGCGCAACTTGAGCAGGTGCTGGGCCCGCGCGAAGAATGGGACGTCGCGCTCGCGCGCGAGCTGTTCGACGCACTGCTCGCGCGCGCGCGCCGACGCCGGCGCTCGGCCGATCACGAACGGGCATGGCTCAATCTCGCCGGCTATTGCGTGCGGCCGGGCTTCGGTCATCCGCTCGATGCGTGGCGCATCGAACAGCTGTGGCCGCTGTTCGACGACGGCATCCAGTACGTGAACGACGCGCAGGTATGGTCCGAATGGTGGACGCTGTGGCGGCGTGCGGCCGGCGGCCTCGACGACGACGCGCAGATGCAGGTGCGCGACGCGATCGCATTTCTCGAGCCGTCGCCCGACGACAAGCGACGCAAGCTGCCGTTCGATCCCGACAAGGTGGGGCCCGCCGACATGATGCGGTTGTCTGCGTCGCTCGAACGGCTACCGATCGAACGCAAGATCGAGCTCGGCGAACGGCTGATCGCGCCTGTGCAGAAGCCGGCCGAGCGCGCGCTGCGCGCCTGGGCGCTCGGGCGCGTCGGCGCGCGGCGTCCGTTCTACGGCAGCGCACACAACGTCGTGCCGGCCGACGTCGCCTGCCGGTGGCTCGACGCGCTGTTCGCGCTCGACTGGAAACAGGTCGAGCCTGCCGCGTTCGCCGCCGCGCAGATCGCGCAGCTGACGGGCGACCGCGAACGCGATCTGCCGGACGATACGCGCGACGCGGTGATCCGGCGGCTGTCGGCCGCGAACGTGTCGCGGACGTGGATCGATCGTGTACGCGAGGTCGTCGCGTTCGATGAGGCCGATACGGTGCGGGTGTTCGGTGAGACGTTGCCGGCGGGGTTGAAGTTGTTGGGGGATTGA
- a CDS encoding MFS transporter, producing MSEPLRVAGDRTPTVAPAHGVARVLTVVAILYVAIGSVLGFVQGGLAPILRAQGVTLASLQWVYALYLPFGVAFLWAPWLDARRLHWLGHRTGWIVAAQLVAVAATLCIAARPSAPFAWLFALGIVATTAVATMDLSLDALSVEQTPPSGRTLVAAAKMGGMAVGLLLGGGMLVWGYPWLGWRLVFVALAAILAVSVLSVALLVEADRATPRGAGRSLSGWREAWSDRAMRARLIATIALTVMLMMLFNFNRLLLVDLGMTLQQIGALLGTLVPAANLAASVAAGWAARRWRPPAICATGALACIASVAVLAVAASRGDGTLAATGAVLVGAASAWTFIGMGGAILGWAAGRQPATVYALFYSSGRLVGTFGLLGVPGLIAATGWPAFYAGAGTLFAVAAAVFVAMLPRGGAVPVECGRQGTA from the coding sequence ATGAGCGAACCGCTTCGTGTTGCCGGCGATCGAACGCCGACCGTCGCCCCGGCGCACGGCGTCGCGCGCGTGCTGACGGTTGTCGCGATCCTCTACGTGGCGATCGGCAGCGTGCTGGGCTTCGTGCAGGGCGGCCTCGCGCCGATCCTGCGCGCGCAGGGCGTGACGCTCGCGTCGCTGCAGTGGGTCTATGCGCTGTATCTGCCGTTCGGCGTCGCGTTCCTGTGGGCACCATGGCTCGATGCACGGAGGCTGCACTGGCTCGGGCATCGCACCGGCTGGATCGTCGCAGCGCAGCTCGTCGCGGTCGCGGCGACGCTTTGCATCGCGGCGCGACCGAGTGCGCCCTTTGCATGGCTGTTCGCGCTCGGCATCGTCGCCACGACGGCCGTTGCGACGATGGACCTGTCGCTCGACGCGCTGAGCGTCGAACAGACGCCGCCGTCGGGCCGCACGTTGGTTGCCGCCGCGAAGATGGGCGGGATGGCGGTCGGTTTGCTGCTCGGCGGCGGCATGCTCGTATGGGGGTATCCGTGGCTCGGCTGGCGACTTGTGTTCGTGGCGTTGGCAGCGATCCTCGCGGTCTCGGTACTCTCCGTTGCGCTGCTGGTCGAGGCCGACCGCGCGACGCCGCGCGGCGCGGGCCGGTCGCTGTCGGGCTGGCGTGAGGCGTGGAGTGACCGTGCGATGCGCGCGCGGCTGATCGCGACGATCGCGCTGACCGTCATGCTGATGATGCTCTTCAACTTCAACCGGCTGCTGCTCGTCGATCTGGGCATGACGTTGCAGCAGATCGGCGCGTTGCTCGGCACGCTCGTGCCGGCCGCGAACCTTGCGGCGTCGGTGGCGGCCGGCTGGGCTGCGCGCCGCTGGCGGCCGCCGGCGATCTGCGCGACGGGCGCGCTCGCGTGCATCGCGAGCGTCGCCGTGCTGGCGGTCGCAGCGTCGCGCGGGGATGGAACGCTGGCCGCGACGGGCGCGGTGCTGGTCGGTGCGGCCAGCGCGTGGACCTTCATCGGCATGGGCGGCGCGATTCTCGGCTGGGCAGCCGGCAGGCAGCCGGCGACCGTGTATGCGCTGTTCTACAGCAGTGGGCGTCTCGTCGGAACGTTCGGCCTGCTCGGCGTGCCGGGCCTGATTGCGGCGACGGGATGGCCGGCGTTCTATGCGGGCGCCGGCACCCTGTTCGCGGTGGCGGCGGCCGTGTTCGTCGCGATGCTGCCGAGAGGCGGTGCGGTGCCGGTGGAGTGCGGACGGCAGGGCACCGCATGA
- a CDS encoding TonB-dependent receptor, which produces MHGRARRPGRPLAPLSLALAAALAWPPLAEAAGDDASAPVPASTPTAPAEPLVGTQLEAVTVTARRHSESQQKVPVSVTAVSGADLAVDAAPSAGNAGLARAVPNLAFADIGATYANVFSIRGVGSFMPLAADDASVVMYVNDVPRATTGAPPTFMDIDRVEVLRGPQGTLFGRNTQGGAINVITKQPTFKREFTATAEAGTHGRWLGEMIGNGPVSDDVAARVAVRMSNLDGTVPNLATGGSDGRVKVGAARGTVLWVPDDRTSVTVSGFVDQTETTAPRFVLMQNGDFPQIRLNPPTYGRWRDAGSSVRVDRDFDRFRLTSLTSYQDSRNVQRFDLTDGLIYSALSKRPASLFDVPGADQTEMRFGESTFQQEVRLNSRDNSPVMWTAGINYFHAHFTNDTNAVASPAAFNFVTTQNGQQHNRINTDSVSWFGEASWPLTTRLKAITGLRATYERKDARYAFDGNGNPKVVTRFRQDDSLRDTFVTGRTGLTFDWTDTLMTYATVSRGEASAGYPAVTVNGPQGRRESSFPASTSWTYELGFKSLWLDRRLSVDGSVFYNDVKNGHLVAFFPSSGLFMPASLDYRTFGAELELGAKVSRYLRLTAGLGYTQGELRSVPVGDVTGAQSGNRLPNVPRMTGNLGAHGELPGTVVGLPGRFNADASWQYVGSRAVDVRNSFDLAAYSVVNLRFGWTYRNWTLYGFAENLFDRRYVVAGQGWAPGVGSVRVGQPRVVGIGLTTQL; this is translated from the coding sequence GTGCATGGGCGCGCCCGTCGGCCGGGGCGGCCGCTCGCGCCGCTGTCGCTCGCGCTGGCCGCGGCGCTGGCGTGGCCGCCGCTTGCCGAGGCGGCTGGCGATGACGCGTCGGCGCCGGTTCCGGCATCGACGCCGACGGCGCCTGCCGAGCCGCTCGTCGGCACGCAACTCGAAGCCGTGACCGTTACCGCACGCCGTCACAGCGAATCGCAGCAGAAGGTGCCGGTCAGCGTGACGGCCGTGAGCGGCGCCGATCTCGCAGTCGATGCCGCGCCGTCGGCCGGAAACGCGGGTCTCGCGCGCGCAGTGCCGAACCTCGCGTTCGCCGATATCGGTGCGACCTACGCGAACGTGTTCAGCATTCGCGGCGTGGGCTCGTTCATGCCGTTGGCGGCCGACGACGCATCGGTCGTGATGTACGTCAACGACGTACCGCGCGCGACCACCGGCGCGCCGCCGACCTTCATGGACATCGATCGCGTCGAGGTGCTGCGTGGCCCGCAGGGCACGCTGTTCGGCCGCAACACGCAGGGCGGCGCGATCAACGTGATCACGAAGCAGCCGACCTTCAAACGCGAGTTCACGGCGACAGCGGAAGCCGGCACGCATGGCCGCTGGCTCGGCGAAATGATCGGCAACGGCCCCGTGTCCGACGATGTGGCCGCGCGGGTCGCGGTGCGCATGTCGAACCTCGACGGTACCGTGCCGAACCTTGCGACCGGCGGCAGCGACGGGCGCGTGAAGGTGGGCGCCGCGCGCGGCACCGTGCTGTGGGTCCCGGACGATCGCACATCGGTCACCGTGTCGGGCTTCGTCGACCAGACCGAAACGACCGCGCCGCGCTTTGTCCTGATGCAGAACGGCGATTTCCCGCAGATTCGGTTGAACCCGCCCACGTACGGCCGCTGGCGCGACGCGGGCAGCAGCGTGCGGGTCGACCGCGATTTCGACCGCTTCAGACTGACGTCGCTGACGAGCTATCAGGATTCGCGCAACGTGCAACGGTTCGACCTGACCGACGGGCTCATCTATTCGGCGCTGTCGAAGCGGCCGGCGAGCCTGTTCGACGTGCCGGGCGCGGACCAGACGGAGATGCGCTTCGGCGAATCGACGTTCCAGCAGGAAGTGCGGCTGAATTCGCGCGACAACAGCCCGGTGATGTGGACGGCCGGGATCAACTATTTCCATGCGCATTTCACGAACGACACGAACGCCGTTGCATCACCGGCCGCGTTCAACTTCGTGACGACGCAGAACGGCCAGCAGCACAACCGCATCAACACGGACAGCGTGTCATGGTTCGGCGAGGCGAGCTGGCCGCTGACGACGCGGCTGAAGGCGATCACGGGGCTGCGCGCGACCTACGAACGCAAGGACGCACGCTACGCATTCGACGGCAACGGCAACCCGAAGGTCGTCACCCGGTTCCGCCAGGACGACAGTCTGAGGGACACGTTCGTCACCGGGCGCACGGGTCTGACATTCGACTGGACCGACACGCTGATGACCTATGCGACGGTGTCACGTGGCGAAGCGTCGGCCGGCTATCCGGCCGTCACCGTGAACGGACCGCAGGGCCGGCGCGAGTCGTCGTTTCCGGCGTCGACGAGCTGGACCTACGAACTCGGCTTCAAGTCGCTGTGGCTCGACCGGCGGCTCAGCGTCGACGGCTCGGTGTTCTACAACGACGTGAAGAACGGCCACCTCGTCGCATTCTTCCCGTCGAGCGGACTGTTCATGCCTGCATCGCTCGACTACCGAACCTTCGGCGCGGAACTCGAACTCGGCGCGAAGGTGTCCCGCTATCTGCGGCTGACCGCAGGGCTCGGCTATACGCAGGGCGAACTGCGGTCCGTGCCGGTCGGCGACGTGACGGGCGCGCAGTCGGGCAACCGCCTGCCGAACGTGCCGCGCATGACCGGCAATCTCGGCGCGCACGGCGAGCTGCCGGGGACGGTAGTCGGCCTGCCGGGACGCTTCAATGCGGATGCGTCGTGGCAGTACGTCGGCTCGCGCGCGGTCGACGTGCGCAACAGCTTCGATCTCGCCGCCTACAGCGTGGTCAACCTGCGCTTCGGCTGGACGTATCGGAACTGGACGCTGTACGGGTTCGCGGAGAACCTGTTCGACCGCCGCTACGTCGTTGCGGGGCAGGGCTGGGCGCCGGGCGTCGGCTCGGTGCGCGTCGGCCAGCCGCGCGTCGTCGGCATCGGTCTCACCACGCAGCTTTGA
- a CDS encoding AraC family transcriptional regulator produces MSATGVATSHTWTVARGSAEGSSYAIERLNCESGFSVVRSSVLSERTLAEACSHDGVERQLIVAIALDGDSEFRDRRGERLPFSAGHTTVSVFRSGGGERRHGANRLVRQLRLVVSESALTNFVGEARSRELLGPALGHFEGFRQLAFTANSGNPHLRFFCSPDLLQQDGLSLRIHALSLLADQLSMIAPEPARCGRLGARDLDRLAHVEAFMRAHLDKPLNNAYLSATLGISEYKLKECFRQAYGTSPARYLLELRMYRAQELLEAGHQVAETAYRVGYQHPSNLSAAFTRFFGRTPKSVLGNRSPRANISVSESNRT; encoded by the coding sequence GTGTCCGCGACGGGCGTCGCCACGAGTCATACATGGACCGTCGCACGCGGAAGCGCAGAGGGGAGCAGCTACGCGATCGAACGCCTGAATTGCGAGTCCGGCTTCTCAGTCGTGCGCTCCAGCGTGCTCTCCGAGCGCACGTTGGCCGAGGCGTGCAGCCACGATGGTGTCGAGCGGCAGCTCATCGTCGCGATCGCGCTCGACGGCGATTCGGAATTCCGTGACCGGCGCGGCGAACGCCTGCCGTTCTCGGCCGGCCACACGACGGTGTCGGTCTTCCGCAGCGGCGGGGGCGAGCGTCGCCATGGGGCAAACCGGCTGGTACGCCAACTGCGGCTCGTCGTCTCGGAAAGCGCGCTGACAAACTTCGTCGGCGAAGCGCGCAGCCGCGAACTGCTCGGGCCGGCGCTCGGGCACTTCGAAGGCTTCCGACAGCTCGCGTTCACCGCGAACAGCGGGAACCCTCATCTGCGCTTCTTCTGCAGCCCCGATCTGCTGCAACAGGACGGCCTCAGCCTGCGCATCCACGCGCTAAGCCTCTTGGCCGATCAACTGAGCATGATCGCGCCCGAACCTGCGCGCTGCGGCCGGCTCGGCGCGCGCGATCTCGACAGGCTTGCGCACGTCGAGGCGTTCATGCGTGCGCATCTCGACAAGCCGCTCAACAACGCGTACCTGTCGGCCACGCTCGGCATCAGCGAATACAAGCTGAAAGAGTGCTTCCGGCAGGCGTACGGCACGAGCCCCGCGCGATACTTGCTGGAACTGCGGATGTATCGTGCGCAGGAGTTGCTCGAAGCCGGCCACCAAGTCGCCGAAACAGCCTACCGCGTCGGCTATCAGCACCCGAGCAATCTGAGCGCCGCGTTCACGCGCTTCTTCGGGCGCACGCCGAAATCCGTGCTCGGCAACCGATCCCCTCGGGCGAATATATCGGTATCCGAATCGAACCGGACGTAG